One Bacteroidetes bacterium SB0662_bin_6 DNA window includes the following coding sequences:
- a CDS encoding PQQ-dependent sugar dehydrogenase, translating into MGVAGFHPHFKAVIMTKALLPLIVNATLSVCVQAQSGEAIYQIVETEDYALKVEKVITEGLNGPWAIDFVDQNLAYITGYQGELYRMADGKPDEQSIAGLPQTYAYDAAGGMMGLAVDPDYSDNGWIYIALSHNPDNATDRTAPGMTKVVRGKISGHEWVEEQTLFQVHDSLLVSGGARWGSRVIFDDQGYLYFTIGDMERSIQESNNPQLLARPEGKIYRIRPDGSIPEDNPLYGRHDVLQAIYAWGTRNVQGLAQHPETGDIYFTDHGPQGGDELNILWNGANYGWPVITYGINYDGSTITDQTRKEGMEQPITYWTPSIAVSATAFVTGDRFPAWRNDLLVTALRAEEVRRLVVEEGRVVKQEILLKGHGRVRDIAMGPDGAIYVLTNAPDELLRITPQ; encoded by the coding sequence ATGGGCGTCGCGGGTTTCCACCCCCACTTCAAGGCCGTCATCATGACGAAAGCCTTATTGCCGCTAATCGTTAACGCAACCCTCTCGGTGTGTGTACAGGCGCAATCCGGAGAAGCCATTTATCAAATCGTTGAAACCGAAGACTACGCGCTCAAGGTTGAAAAAGTGATTACCGAAGGATTAAATGGGCCGTGGGCTATCGATTTTGTTGACCAGAACCTGGCCTACATCACCGGCTATCAAGGGGAACTCTACAGGATGGCGGATGGCAAACCGGATGAGCAATCCATTGCCGGGCTGCCTCAAACATATGCGTATGATGCGGCTGGCGGGATGATGGGCCTTGCAGTAGATCCTGACTATTCGGACAATGGCTGGATTTATATCGCGCTGAGTCACAATCCGGACAACGCTACGGACAGGACGGCTCCGGGTATGACGAAAGTCGTGCGGGGCAAAATAAGCGGCCATGAATGGGTCGAAGAGCAAACCCTGTTTCAGGTTCACGACTCCCTGCTGGTAAGCGGTGGAGCGCGCTGGGGTAGCCGGGTCATATTTGATGACCAGGGCTATCTGTATTTCACCATTGGCGATATGGAGCGAAGTATACAGGAAAGTAATAACCCGCAACTATTGGCAAGGCCGGAAGGAAAAATTTATCGAATCCGTCCGGATGGTTCTATACCGGAAGATAATCCCTTGTATGGCCGGCATGATGTGCTGCAGGCCATCTACGCCTGGGGTACTCGAAATGTACAAGGCCTGGCGCAGCACCCTGAAACGGGTGATATATACTTTACGGATCATGGCCCGCAAGGAGGTGATGAACTGAACATATTATGGAATGGAGCCAATTACGGGTGGCCGGTGATTACCTACGGCATCAATTATGACGGCAGCACCATCACAGACCAGACCCGGAAAGAGGGGATGGAACAACCGATCACCTATTGGACCCCCTCTATTGCCGTGAGTGCTACAGCATTTGTAACGGGAGACCGGTTTCCGGCATGGCGGAATGATCTGCTTGTGACAGCACTCCGAGCTGAAGAAGTAAGGCGCCTGGTCGTTGAAGAGGGACGAGTTGTGAAACAGGAAATTTTGCTAAAGGGCCATGGCCGCGTCCGGGACATCGCCATGGGGCCGGATGGAGCCATCTATGTGCTTACTAACGCTCCTGATGAACTGCTGCGGATTACGCCGCAATGA
- a CDS encoding sugar phosphate isomerase/epimerase — MNRRHFLYRMGGAAVGGLTLSSLGLPAKSMGLLRPGVSGVQIGAISYSFREIPASAEQILEYMVELGLDTIELMGQPAEEFAGGPAGPTWPLNWSELSEDERDVFRAERAAADRDAAEWRLSAPMDKFEALGKMYRDAGVHIDILKLGRPVWSDGELDYAFRAARAVGARGISFGISNEAGERIGPFATKHKMVTGMHNNVQVADEGFSFDIPLSYSPYNMLNLDIGHYVAGLGTSPISVIKKYHDRITHLHLKDRKSPENGGGNVPWGEGDTPIAEVLRFLRDEAYPIPALIELEYPTPEGSTVMEEMKKCVDYCREALS; from the coding sequence ATGAATCGCCGCCATTTTCTGTACCGCATGGGAGGCGCCGCTGTCGGCGGCCTGACACTGAGCAGCCTGGGCCTTCCGGCAAAAAGCATGGGCCTCCTGCGCCCCGGAGTCTCCGGCGTCCAAATTGGAGCTATTTCCTACAGCTTTCGAGAAATTCCCGCCAGCGCCGAGCAAATCCTCGAATACATGGTCGAACTCGGTCTCGATACGATCGAACTCATGGGTCAGCCGGCGGAGGAATTCGCCGGTGGGCCGGCAGGGCCGACGTGGCCTCTCAACTGGAGCGAATTGAGCGAGGATGAACGCGACGTTTTCAGAGCCGAACGGGCCGCGGCAGACAGAGACGCCGCCGAATGGCGCTTGTCGGCCCCTATGGACAAGTTCGAAGCCCTCGGCAAGATGTACCGCGACGCCGGGGTCCATATCGACATTCTCAAACTGGGCAGGCCGGTGTGGTCCGACGGGGAACTCGACTACGCCTTCCGGGCAGCCCGGGCGGTGGGCGCACGCGGCATCTCGTTCGGAATCTCGAATGAAGCCGGCGAACGAATAGGGCCTTTCGCCACGAAGCACAAGATGGTCACGGGCATGCATAACAATGTCCAGGTGGCCGATGAGGGTTTCAGTTTCGACATTCCGCTCTCCTACTCGCCCTATAACATGCTCAACCTCGACATCGGGCACTACGTGGCGGGCCTGGGAACCTCTCCGATATCGGTGATCAAAAAGTACCACGACCGGATTACGCACCTGCATCTAAAGGATCGGAAAAGTCCGGAAAACGGCGGGGGTAACGTTCCCTGGGGTGAGGGTGACACGCCGATTGCCGAGGTACTCCGGTTTCTCAGGGACGAAGCGTATCCGATTCCGGCATTGATCGAACTGGAATATCCGACACCGGAGGGCTCGACGGTTATGGAGGAGATGAAGAAGTGCGTGGACTACTGTCGAGAGGCGCTTTCCTGA
- a CDS encoding sugar phosphate isomerase/epimerase — MNRRHFLYRMGGAAVGGLTLSSLGFSAKSMGLLHPGTSGVQIGAISYSFRQIPASAEEILSYMVELGLNMVELIGSPAEEFAGGPAAPPFPRNWRELSEEERAELRAEREAADKDAAEWRLSAPMDKFEALGKMYRDAGVDIDILKLGNPGWSDGEIDYAFRAARAVGARGISFEISNEAGERMGPFATKHELVTGMHNHTQVADEDFSFDIPLSYSPYNMLNLDIGHYVAGLGTSPIPVIQQYHDRITHLHLKDRKSPENGGDNVPWGEGDTPIAEVLQLLRDEAYPIPAMIELEYPIPEGSTVMEEMKKCVAYCREALS; from the coding sequence ATGAATCGCCGCCATTTTCTGTACCGCATGGGAGGCGCCGCCGTCGGCGGCCTGACACTGAGCAGCCTGGGCTTTTCAGCAAAAAGCATGGGCCTCCTGCACCCCGGAACCTCCGGCGTACAAATTGGAGCTATTTCCTACAGCTTTCGTCAGATTCCCGCCAGCGCCGAGGAAATTCTCAGCTACATGGTTGAACTCGGCCTCAATATGGTCGAACTCATAGGCAGCCCCGCGGAAGAGTTCGCGGGCGGCCCGGCAGCACCGCCGTTTCCCCGCAACTGGCGGGAGTTGAGCGAAGAAGAGCGGGCCGAACTCAGGGCCGAGCGAGAAGCTGCGGACAAAGACGCCGCCGAATGGCGCTTGTCGGCCCCTATGGACAAGTTCGAAGCCCTCGGAAAGATGTATCGTGACGCCGGGGTCGATATCGACATTCTCAAGCTGGGCAATCCGGGGTGGTCCGACGGGGAGATCGACTACGCCTTCCGGGCTGCTCGGGCAGTGGGCGCGCGCGGCATCTCGTTCGAAATCTCGAATGAAGCCGGCGAGCGAATGGGACCTTTCGCCACGAAGCACGAGCTGGTCACGGGCATGCATAACCATACCCAGGTGGCCGATGAGGATTTCAGTTTCGACATTCCGCTTTCCTACTCGCCCTACAACATGCTCAATCTCGACATCGGGCACTACGTGGCGGGGCTGGGCACCTCTCCGATCCCGGTGATCCAACAGTACCACGACCGGATTACGCACCTGCATCTGAAGGATCGGAAAAGCCCGGAAAACGGCGGAGATAACGTGCCCTGGGGCGAAGGCGACACGCCGATCGCCGAGGTGCTCCAGTTGCTCCGGGACGAAGCGTATCCGATTCCGGCAATGATCGAACTGGAATACCCCATCCCGGAAGGCTCGACAGTCATGGAGGAAATGAAGAAGTGCGTAGCCTACTGCCGGGAGGCGCTTTCCTGA
- a CDS encoding carboxylesterase family protein, with translation MAKVSRKVWLGVAWLSLLPLIATAQITEPLHLESGLLTGISGSDPTVRVYKSIPYAAPPVGALRWRAPEPPSSWEGVREADAFGPGCIQNVAGSRPPWTEEFMHQGSVSEDCLYLNVWTAAADASERRPVLMYIHGGGFSEGSGSVAVYDGEKLATKGLVVVTVNYRLGVLGFLAHPELTAGSGGNASSNFGLFDLVAALQWIKEHIAAFGGDPNNVTIAGQSAGAMAVYLLTVAPPAENLFHRAIVQSGPGGLASFGLSSTHTLARPLSEAEDAGAEFATATGASSLQELREMTVDELTATPASGGGPLRFGPVMDGYFVPDSVPAIYTRGTQHDVPMLMGFNADEPSAFPGYGKATVESFREAAGERYGESAEAFLALYPTNTDEEAGHAQKTSQRDLAAVALELLAAERAQTAKTDLYLYYFERGIPWPERPEFGAFHTAEVPYFFHNLDMLNRPWESLDRRLADTMLSYWVQFATHGNPNGAGLPEWPAWNGQDMHFMRLGDPVEPGMLTDQSTRDFFEAYLAE, from the coding sequence ATGGCTAAGGTATCCCGTAAGGTATGGCTCGGCGTCGCATGGTTGAGCCTGCTCCCGCTTATCGCAACGGCGCAAATCACGGAGCCGCTCCATCTTGAGAGTGGTCTGCTCACAGGCATATCCGGCTCGGATCCGACTGTCCGGGTGTACAAAAGCATCCCCTATGCCGCGCCGCCCGTTGGCGCGCTGCGCTGGCGCGCTCCGGAACCGCCTTCTTCATGGGAAGGAGTTCGCGAGGCGGACGCGTTCGGTCCCGGCTGCATCCAGAATGTGGCGGGATCGCGACCGCCGTGGACCGAAGAGTTCATGCACCAGGGCAGTGTGAGCGAGGACTGCCTGTATCTCAACGTCTGGACGGCGGCGGCAGACGCCAGCGAACGGCGGCCGGTCCTGATGTATATCCACGGCGGCGGCTTCAGCGAAGGATCCGGTTCCGTAGCGGTCTATGATGGAGAAAAGTTGGCAACGAAGGGATTGGTGGTAGTCACCGTCAACTACCGGCTGGGGGTGCTCGGCTTTCTGGCCCATCCGGAACTGACCGCCGGGTCCGGCGGCAATGCTTCGAGCAACTTCGGCCTGTTCGATCTGGTCGCCGCCCTCCAGTGGATAAAAGAGCACATTGCAGCCTTCGGCGGCGATCCGAACAACGTCACGATCGCCGGGCAATCGGCCGGAGCTATGGCGGTATACCTGCTCACGGTCGCTCCGCCTGCCGAAAATCTCTTCCATCGCGCGATCGTACAGAGCGGACCGGGAGGGCTGGCCTCGTTCGGCCTGAGTTCCACGCACACGCTGGCGCGCCCGCTGTCCGAAGCGGAAGACGCTGGCGCCGAATTCGCCACGGCAACAGGCGCATCTTCGCTCCAGGAACTGCGCGAGATGACCGTCGACGAGTTGACCGCCACACCCGCGTCCGGGGGCGGCCCCCTGCGTTTCGGGCCGGTGATGGACGGCTACTTCGTGCCGGACAGCGTCCCCGCGATCTACACTCGGGGAACGCAACACGATGTGCCTATGCTTATGGGCTTTAATGCCGACGAACCGAGCGCCTTCCCCGGGTATGGAAAAGCCACGGTCGAATCGTTTCGCGAGGCAGCGGGCGAACGCTACGGCGAGTCGGCGGAAGCGTTTCTCGCGCTCTATCCGACAAACACGGACGAAGAAGCGGGCCATGCCCAGAAAACCAGCCAGCGCGATCTGGCCGCCGTGGCTCTGGAGTTGCTGGCTGCAGAGCGGGCGCAGACGGCGAAAACAGACCTCTACCTGTATTATTTCGAACGGGGCATACCCTGGCCGGAGCGCCCGGAATTCGGGGCGTTTCACACTGCCGAGGTGCCGTATTTCTTCCACAACCTCGATATGCTGAACCGCCCGTGGGAATCCCTGGATCGGCGCCTCGCCGACACGATGTTGTCGTACTGGGTCCAATTCGCTACCCACGGGAACCCGAACGGCGCGGGCTTACCCGAGTGGCCGGCCTGGAACGGGCAAGACATGCACTTCATGCGTTTGGGCGATCCCGTTGAACCCGGGATGCTGACGGACCAGTCCACACGCGATTTTTTTGAGGCGTATCTTGCAGAGTGA
- a CDS encoding GMC family oxidoreductase, whose protein sequence is MHTDARTLEDGALIEGDLCIVGAGAAGISMAMEWIGTPYTVILLEGGGFNYEPQMQALYAGKSIGDPYKVPLEAARLHYFGGTTGHWGGWCAPMDPIDFKKRDWVPHSGWPFQKEHLDPFYERAQAYVELGPYVYDVADYEARYPSWKRLPFDEEKIWTKMWQFSPPTRFGTQYRDTIIDAENLHLYTYANVTEIEANESVRAVAGLRAQTIDGKRHRVRARHYVLACGSIQNARILLASNAQAPAGLGNDHDLVGRFFMEHFEMGGAQLILEKPDPMPMYAFRLGGERPPSGELALAEQAQRKHRILNGTASLRPGTFPEEMRSFFQRFSDDDLRQWMRSDEQEGEQPRRPPNRPAAPDEGRRDYQLQSRAEQMPNPASRVVLSTEKDALGMPYADLHWKLSELDKRSMRIFFEMVAHEFGRTGQGRVQILDWLLEDDTTWPSFLGGGFHHMGTTRMHDDPRQGVLDANAKVHGIENLYVAGASTFPTSGAPNPTLTLIALSLRLSDHLKHTIG, encoded by the coding sequence ATGCATACAGATGCCCGAACCCTGGAGGACGGCGCCCTCATTGAAGGCGATCTCTGCATCGTCGGCGCCGGCGCCGCCGGCATCAGCATGGCGATGGAATGGATAGGAACGCCCTACACCGTAATTTTGCTTGAAGGCGGCGGGTTCAACTATGAACCGCAGATGCAGGCCCTCTATGCCGGCAAAAGCATTGGCGATCCGTATAAGGTGCCCCTGGAAGCCGCCCGGCTCCATTACTTTGGCGGCACCACCGGGCACTGGGGCGGCTGGTGTGCGCCCATGGATCCCATCGATTTCAAAAAACGCGACTGGGTGCCCCATAGCGGCTGGCCGTTCCAAAAAGAACATCTCGACCCGTTCTATGAACGTGCACAAGCCTATGTTGAACTGGGGCCTTATGTATACGACGTGGCCGACTATGAAGCCAGGTATCCCTCGTGGAAACGGCTGCCATTCGACGAAGAAAAGATATGGACGAAGATGTGGCAGTTCAGTCCGCCAACACGATTCGGGACGCAGTACCGGGATACGATTATCGATGCGGAAAACCTTCATCTTTACACCTACGCCAACGTCACGGAGATCGAAGCGAACGAGTCGGTACGGGCCGTGGCCGGATTGCGGGCGCAAACCATCGACGGCAAGCGTCACCGTGTCCGGGCCCGGCATTACGTGCTGGCCTGCGGATCGATTCAGAATGCACGGATTCTGCTGGCCTCCAATGCGCAGGCGCCCGCCGGGCTGGGCAATGACCACGATCTGGTGGGACGCTTTTTCATGGAACACTTCGAGATGGGCGGAGCGCAGTTGATCCTGGAAAAGCCGGACCCTATGCCTATGTACGCGTTCCGATTGGGCGGGGAACGGCCGCCCAGTGGAGAACTGGCCCTGGCCGAGCAGGCTCAGCGGAAGCATCGTATTCTCAACGGCACTGCCTCGCTCCGGCCGGGGACCTTTCCCGAAGAGATGAGGAGTTTTTTTCAGAGATTTTCGGACGACGACCTCAGGCAATGGATGCGCAGTGACGAACAGGAAGGGGAACAGCCGCGGCGCCCACCCAACCGACCTGCTGCACCTGACGAGGGACGTCGTGATTATCAACTCCAGTCACGCGCCGAGCAAATGCCTAATCCCGCCTCCCGCGTAGTGCTCAGTACCGAGAAGGATGCGCTGGGAATGCCCTATGCCGATTTGCACTGGAAACTGTCGGAGTTGGACAAAAGGTCGATGCGAATCTTTTTCGAAATGGTGGCGCATGAATTCGGCCGGACCGGGCAGGGGCGGGTTCAAATCCTGGATTGGTTGCTCGAAGACGATACCACCTGGCCATCCTTTCTGGGTGGAGGGTTTCATCACATGGGCACCACGCGCATGCATGATGATCCCAGGCAAGGGGTGCTCGACGCCAACGCAAAGGTACATGGCATCGAGAATCTGTATGTAGCCGGCGCCTCGACTTTCCCGACTTCAGGGGCTCCGAATCCAACGTTGACGTTG